The window TCGTAACTTTTTGTCATACCAATTCCAGAAAAATAAAGGTTAGGTCGTCCTCCCAGTCTTTTATTTCTCGATTTGAAAAGGACTCCAAAGTTTGGATGAGTTTTCCTTTGAATAAATGATTGGGAAGTTCCCGGTTGGTTTTTAAAAATTCAATGAGTCCTGTATCACCGAACATATTTCCCTTCGGATCAAAACATTCCAAAACTCCATCACTCAATAATAAAATACGATCTTTTGGTAAAACGGGATAAGTGGTTTCATCGATTTGGATTTCCGGAAACACTCCAATGATTTTTCCCTTCGGGTGGACTTTGATGATTTCACCACTCGACCTTTGTAAAAAAGCACTTGGATGGCCTGCTCTCCCAAATCTCCAAATCTTGGTAGAACTATTCAAGTACAAATAAGAGGCAGTCACATATTGAGGAGAACAGTTCCCAAACAAAACTCGGTTCATACCCTCTAATACCTGTTTGGGGGAAGAAATCGAATCCTTTTGTGTTGTGAAAGCAACTTTTCCCATAGCAGAGATAAGAGATGCTGGGATTCCGTGCCCCGATACATCACACAATACAATCCCTAGTTCATAGGGATTCGGTGAATGGTATTCATAAAAATCTCCTCCTACATCCTTCATTGGTTGGATATAAATTTGGATTTGGAGGTTTTTGACATTGGGACTTGTTTTCGGAAGAGATTGCATGAGAATGTCACGTGAAATTTTTCTTTCCCTTCTAAGGCTTGTGACTTGGGCAAGGGCCAGATCTTTTTCCTGCCGTAACAATTGGATTCGATCTGCCAAAGCAAAAGCGAAGAGAGTGATATCTGCAAGTGAAGCAATCGGAAATAACATCTCTTCTAGAAAAGAATTACTAGGCAAAATTCCAAACTTCAACATTCCATAGATCACACATGTGAGGAGTAATAAAAAAAATGCGATGGAGATATAATAAAAAGAACGAATCCGTTTTTTTAATCCCCATATCAAAATTCCAAATAAGGTAAGACAAATACTCACAGAAAGCCAACTCACACCGATGGAAGCTTCAGCAACCCCTCCAAATAACGCGATACAAACATTGAATAAGGAAAATGCACCTAACAAAAAATAGAACCTAGTAGTTCTAGGTAACCTTGCTTTGATCTTTAAAAAATTGGCAGTGAACAAAACAAAGAAAAAGAGGCAGAGACTGAAAAAAACGGGAATTCCCACTCGTTTCCAATAATAGGAATTAGGAACAAAAAAATACCCAAAAAAACCGAGTAAAGATAACTGGCCGAGACCAAAAAACAAAACATATCCGATATAATAAAAATAACTTTTATCCCTTACAAAAAATGCGATCGCAAGATTGTATAAAATGATGATCCCTAAACTTCCAAAAAATAAACCATATACCCACTGCGTTACATAATCTTCTCTTTGTAGGTTCCTTTGGTTTGTGAATACAAGTGAAAATTGTAAGGATATATCGGATTTGATGGCAATGAGGATGGTTTCCTTTTGATGTCCTAGGCGAAAAACAAAATTCCTATGTGGGATTTCCCTTTGGAACATTGGTTGGATATGACCTGATTTAGAAACGATGAAACTATCACCTTCATGTTTGTGGTAAAGTTCCACCAAATCAATATTATGCGCTTGTACGAGTAGAAGTGGGAATTTGGTTGGGTCTGGAAATTGATTGGGATCGAGGCGTAACCACAAGGTTCCTTTTAAAAAACCAAAATTGGCAAATTCATCATCAATCGCTTGGAATTTTCCAGTCGTTAAAACTGAATCTACGGGTGTATTTGACTTCGTATCAATCCAATATGTGAATTCTTTTGTGAATACCAATCTCTCTCCCATATCTTCGTTTGCATCGGCGAAAATGGGTATCACTAAAAGACTGTAGAGTGTGAAGAGGAGAGTGAATTTGGATAAAATCGGTTTCAAGTGTTGGGAAGGGACAAGGGAGATTCCCTTGTCCTGTGTCGTATTGACTTAGGCCTGTTTTTTTGCCGTTTCGTAAGAAATTTCTTTTGGACCGGTGTAAATTTGTCGTGGACGACCAATTTTTAAGTTCGGGTCTTCAATCATTTCTTTCCATTGTGCAATCCATCCTGGTAGTCTTCCCATCGCAAACATCACAGTGAACATATTGGTTGGGATTCCTAGTGCTCGGTAGATGATACCTGAGTAAAAGTCTACGTTTGGATAGAGTTTTCTTTCCACAAAGTAAGGGTCATTGAGTGCCGCTTCTTCCAATTCTTTTGCAATGTCAAGAAGTGGGTCTTTGATTCCGAGTTTGTTTAATACCTTGTCACAAGCTACTTTGATGATTTTGGCACGTGGGTCAAAGTTTTTGTAAACACGGTGTCCAAATCCATTCAATCGGAAACTTGAGTTTTTGTCTTTTGCTTGTTCGACGATCTTTTTAACAGATAGTCCACTTTTTTTAATGCCTTCCAACATTTCCAAAACTTCTTGGTTGGCTCCACCATGGCGTGGCCCCCAAAGCGCAAGGATCCCTGCAGAAATCGCACCATATAAATTGGCAAGAGAAGATCCCACCAAACGAACAGTTGATGTAGAACAGTTTTGTTCGTGGTCTGCATGTAAGATGAGGAGTAAATTAAGTGCTGAAACAATTTCCGGATCAATATGGTAGTCTTCTGCAGGAACAGCAAACATCATATTGAGAAAGTTAGATGCATAGTCTAACTCGTTCAAAGGATGGATGATAGGTTGTCCAATTGATTTTTTATACGCATAGGCCGCAATTGTAGGAAATTTTGCAAGGAGTCGAATGATGGAAATTTCTCTATGTTCCTCATTCATTGGATCATAACTATCTTGGTAGTATGTAGACAAACATCCCATCATACATGACATGATTGCCATAGGGTGTCCATCTTTTGGGAATCCATTGAACAGACGTTTGAGGTCTTCATGGATCATGGTGTGTTTTGTGATCGAACTATTCCACTCTTTGAGCTGTGCATCGTTTGGAAGTTTTCCGTAGATGAGTAAATAAGCAACTTCTGTGAAGGTTGACTTTGCTGCTAAATCTTCGATTGGGATTCCACGATATCTGAGGATTCCTTTTTCACCATCGAGAAAGGTGATTTCACTTGTGCAGGCACCTGTATTTAAATAACCAGAATCAATCGTAACATAACCGGACAATTGGCGGAGTTTTGTAATATCAATTGCCTTTTCGTCTTCACTTCCCGCAACGATCGGAAGTTCGTACTCTTTTCCATCCACTTTCAGAATTGCCTTTTCGGACATATCTTCTCCTGTATATCTCTGTCTATTTCAAAGAATAGACAGGGGAAAGGGAGGGGAAAAGCCATTTTTTACAACTTATGGTATTTTTTCATGATATCGTATGCGTAGAAATTCGAAACAACGATGCGACAATAGTCTCTTGATTCTTTGTATGGTAAGTCTTCTAAAAAATGGTTAAAATCACCCGTGTAGACAGATTTTTTCCATTTTCGTAAATTCCCAGGCCCACCGTTGTAGGCGATGGATGCCCATTTTAATTCGTTCCCATTGGATTTGAGAAGGTAGGCCAAAAATTTTGTTCCGAGTCTGATGGATGTTTCTGGTTCATAGAGAGAATAAGAAGTGACCCCCATCCTTTGGGCAAGCTCTCGTCCCGTCGCAGGCATGATTTGCATGAGGCCTCGGGCATTTGACCTGGAGGTAGCCGTTTCTTTAAAAAAAGATTCTTGTCGCATCAAGGCATACACATTGTCTTCAGGGATTCCGTTTTCATTGGCATAACGTGCGACAATCGTTTGGTGAGGTCTTGGATACATTCGAACCGAAAGGGAAGTGGGCAGTAAAATGGGATCATCTGGAATGAGGTATCGTTTGAGAAGGGAACGTGTATGAAATGCCGAATAATAGGTGTTACGCGTGAGATCCCCAATCCCAACAAGGATTTCATCCTTCTCATCTTCCGAAAGATTTTCTCGTTTTACGTGGAAGTTTACTAAGTGGAGGCCTAAACTATCTTCTCCCACGCGGAAGTATTCTTTGGCAAGGTTTAAGAGTTTGTGACCTTGGATTCTTGAACTCATTCCCCCCAATTTGTTTCCCAGTTCATACGAATCTTTTGGGTATACAAATCCTAAATTGCGACCAATGAGTGCCCCCGATTCTTCTGGGATGCCTGCTGTATAGGATAAATATTCAAAGAGGTATTCTTTGTTATAGGTTGGGTTTTCTGGTTTATTGGATTCTTTGATTGTGGATAAAAATTCTTCACGGATCACACGTGTGTAGTAAGAACCTGGGCAAAGTGCGTAGTATCGTTTTAATTCTTTTTTGAGACGATCGGTTTCTCCATTTTCTTTAAGAGAACGTAAATACCAATACACAAGCCTTCCTTTGACAGGTAGGTTTGGGATCTCCGCAAGGGCCCTTTCAAATTTAACAAGGGGAGCATATCGTGATTTTTCCCCTTTGCGTTCGACGAGATATTCAATCAGTCGGTCTTGGTAAAATAAATTGAATGGATACTTTCCTAAGTATAAAATCAAGTTTTCAAAGTATAATTCCTTATCCCCCAAACGGTCGTAAGAAGCCGCAAGCACTCGGTAATACCCTGCGTCTTTTCCCGGAAAGGTTTTTAGGAGTTCAATTGCCTGTTGGAATTTATTTTGTTGGTATAAGGTATCGGCAAGG of the Leptospira biflexa serovar Patoc strain 'Patoc 1 (Paris)' genome contains:
- a CDS encoding citrate synthase, whose amino-acid sequence is MSEKAILKVDGKEYELPIVAGSEDEKAIDITKLRQLSGYVTIDSGYLNTGACTSEITFLDGEKGILRYRGIPIEDLAAKSTFTEVAYLLIYGKLPNDAQLKEWNSSITKHTMIHEDLKRLFNGFPKDGHPMAIMSCMMGCLSTYYQDSYDPMNEEHREISIIRLLAKFPTIAAYAYKKSIGQPIIHPLNELDYASNFLNMMFAVPAEDYHIDPEIVSALNLLLILHADHEQNCSTSTVRLVGSSLANLYGAISAGILALWGPRHGGANQEVLEMLEGIKKSGLSVKKIVEQAKDKNSSFRLNGFGHRVYKNFDPRAKIIKVACDKVLNKLGIKDPLLDIAKELEEAALNDPYFVERKLYPNVDFYSGIIYRALGIPTNMFTVMFAMGRLPGWIAQWKEMIEDPNLKIGRPRQIYTGPKEISYETAKKQA
- a CDS encoding SpoIIE family protein phosphatase produces the protein MKPILSKFTLLFTLYSLLVIPIFADANEDMGERLVFTKEFTYWIDTKSNTPVDSVLTTGKFQAIDDEFANFGFLKGTLWLRLDPNQFPDPTKFPLLLVQAHNIDLVELYHKHEGDSFIVSKSGHIQPMFQREIPHRNFVFRLGHQKETILIAIKSDISLQFSLVFTNQRNLQREDYVTQWVYGLFFGSLGIIILYNLAIAFFVRDKSYFYYIGYVLFFGLGQLSLLGFFGYFFVPNSYYWKRVGIPVFFSLCLFFFVLFTANFLKIKARLPRTTRFYFLLGAFSLFNVCIALFGGVAEASIGVSWLSVSICLTLFGILIWGLKKRIRSFYYISIAFFLLLLTCVIYGMLKFGILPSNSFLEEMLFPIASLADITLFAFALADRIQLLRQEKDLALAQVTSLRRERKISRDILMQSLPKTSPNVKNLQIQIYIQPMKDVGGDFYEYHSPNPYELGIVLCDVSGHGIPASLISAMGKVAFTTQKDSISSPKQVLEGMNRVLFGNCSPQYVTASYLYLNSSTKIWRFGRAGHPSAFLQRSSGEIIKVHPKGKIIGVFPEIQIDETTYPVLPKDRILLLSDGVLECFDPKGNMFGDTGLIEFLKTNRELPNHLFKGKLIQTLESFSNREIKDWEDDLTFIFLELV
- a CDS encoding lytic transglycosylase domain-containing protein translates to MRHFWLASRILLFFTTSLLAETDLHYLIKSHQWGQIENHFKNSTPSRESEVYTLIEFHEKSPNGDKEKRFRYLLSLIRGVFVTDANEEEVKKILTQTMPFQTTLFKLSYWKLYNEITAKNFLTPQERIQFLNRLNMEEDPICRRALDEQIRLLAANNQWKEIIEKIQSIQDSHKRYLLTGDSLYRLGKAKLILGDEKAAIEDWLNCLQKEGLMDQTVQMIASDWSKYKGSGSILQLGPSELTLFLPAINSNDKEALFRSRPELFSSRLNYYEGFKHLTQVLTKVGKTNELFRVLRANKSFVDMDSSWIVTLADTLYQQNKFQQAIELLKTFPGKDAGYYRVLAASYDRLGDKELYFENLILYLGKYPFNLFYQDRLIEYLVERKGEKSRYAPLVKFERALAEIPNLPVKGRLVYWYLRSLKENGETDRLKKELKRYYALCPGSYYTRVIREEFLSTIKESNKPENPTYNKEYLFEYLSYTAGIPEESGALIGRNLGFVYPKDSYELGNKLGGMSSRIQGHKLLNLAKEYFRVGEDSLGLHLVNFHVKRENLSEDEKDEILVGIGDLTRNTYYSAFHTRSLLKRYLIPDDPILLPTSLSVRMYPRPHQTIVARYANENGIPEDNVYALMRQESFFKETATSRSNARGLMQIMPATGRELAQRMGVTSYSLYEPETSIRLGTKFLAYLLKSNGNELKWASIAYNGGPGNLRKWKKSVYTGDFNHFLEDLPYKESRDYCRIVVSNFYAYDIMKKYHKL